From Methanobacterium congolense, one genomic window encodes:
- a CDS encoding glycosyltransferase family 4 protein — translation MKILMIHYSEITSPGGVHRTVVEMAKNLSKMDHDVTVLQGNPNGLSHKETYEGFRIIRIKSRVADHLYGFSPEIYSYLKKHFSELNPDVIHVHGYHTLFSPEVAYLIKKLNPQVPIVFSPHFGVFSRSSFAGKHLWGIYNRSLGKNVVENSEIIITASRFESDNLMKLFKVAEKNIKVIPHGVDYINTEKVKEKNGNINLLYVGYLLELKGIQWIIEALHDLVYMKKVDAFLTIVGEGPYEGELKKLAQTLKVSQFIRWEGFVPASQSERLREIYQSSDVLLLLSQSENYGIVVSEALASKTPVIVTKRTALNEFLDEPGCFGVNYPPNPGEVADLVLQIHEDGVEVGPLTQKIQTWDEIVKKYEREYRVVVSPNEPD, via the coding sequence ATGAAGATTTTAATGATCCATTACTCAGAGATAACCTCCCCTGGAGGAGTCCACAGGACAGTAGTGGAAATGGCCAAAAACCTTTCTAAGATGGACCATGATGTAACAGTGCTCCAGGGGAATCCCAATGGACTTTCTCATAAAGAAACCTATGAAGGATTTCGTATAATACGCATCAAGTCCAGGGTGGCTGATCACCTCTACGGATTCAGCCCGGAGATCTACTCCTACCTCAAGAAGCATTTCAGTGAATTGAACCCTGATGTGATTCATGTTCATGGATACCATACCTTATTTTCCCCAGAGGTAGCTTACCTTATTAAGAAGCTGAACCCTCAAGTTCCAATAGTTTTTTCACCTCATTTTGGAGTGTTCAGCAGAAGCAGTTTTGCAGGCAAACACCTCTGGGGAATCTACAACAGATCCCTTGGTAAGAACGTGGTGGAAAACAGTGAAATTATCATCACAGCTTCCAGATTCGAGTCCGATAACTTGATGAAGCTCTTCAAGGTAGCTGAAAAGAATATAAAGGTCATTCCCCACGGTGTTGATTACATAAACACTGAGAAGGTTAAGGAAAAAAATGGAAATATAAACCTGCTCTACGTTGGTTACCTCCTTGAGTTGAAGGGGATCCAGTGGATCATTGAAGCCCTCCATGATCTGGTTTACATGAAGAAGGTTGACGCCTTCCTGACCATCGTTGGTGAAGGGCCCTACGAGGGTGAGCTTAAAAAGCTTGCACAAACCTTGAAGGTGAGCCAGTTCATCCGTTGGGAGGGATTCGTTCCAGCTTCACAGTCTGAAAGGTTGAGAGAAATCTACCAAAGTTCAGACGTACTTTTACTGCTCTCACAATCTGAAAACTATGGAATCGTTGTTTCAGAAGCTCTTGCCAGTAAAACCCCGGTTATAGTAACTAAAAGAACAGCTTTGAATGAATTTTTGGATGAACCTGGATGTTTTGGAGTTAACTACCCGCCGAACCCTGGAGAAGTTGCAGACCTTGTACTGCAGATCCATGAGGATGGTGTTGAGGTTGGCCCACTGA